A part of Ammospiza nelsoni isolate bAmmNel1 chromosome 9, bAmmNel1.pri, whole genome shotgun sequence genomic DNA contains:
- the FPGT gene encoding fucose-1-phosphate guanylyltransferase: MGERSAARREDTARRLARFAALRGAAARPGELWDVVVLTAADAAQAGAFREQLAEKLRREQLPRAVRYLVCADPPGPRIGNGGSTLHALRCLEEQYGDQWTSFTVLLIHSGGYSQRLPSASALGKIFTALPLGEPAYQMLELKLAMYVDFPRHMKPGVLVTCSDDIELYSTGVTEAITFDKPGFTALAHPSDLAVGTTHGVFVLDPSSFSGKGGLEYGSCYRFLHKPDVQTMRQSGAVCVRRGHPQLGSPGSCGDSAVASECVYTDSVFYMDRSTAQQLLQFYKQMGTLGCEIDAYGDFLQALGPGATPDYTKNTSNVSKEDPGLVAVRQQLYSLLQGTALNVIVLNNSQFYHIGTTQEYLFHFTAESKLRFELGLRPVAFSIFPDSAKTLDQLSIIQSILEPGCVIGPGSVVEYSRIGPEVSVGKGSIVSGSYINFNVDIPSHCFLSSVSVKMTDRVEYVTMVFGVRDDLKKCVKLLSDIHSLQFFGVTLPECLDLWSLEASDQLFSRDNTRLGLWTARIFPVCSTLSESVRMSLNMLNSVQHKSAFKLSGFQLLSVEEMLTYKDVEDMLKFRKQIYYEICLQRQKEKSDYRMNGT; this comes from the exons ATGGGGGAGCGCAGCGCGGCGCGGCGGGAGGACACGGCCCGGCGGCTGGCGCGGTTCGCGGCGCTGCGAG GCGCGGCCGCCCGGCCCGGCGAGCTGTGGGACGTGGTGGTGCTGACGGCGGCGGACGCGGCGCAGGCGGGCGCGTTCCGGGAGCAGCTGGCGGAGAAGCTGCGgcgggagcagctgcccagggccgTGCGGTACCTCGTGTGCGCCGACCCGCCGGGGCCCAGGATCG gaaatGGTGGATCAACTCTTCATGCTCTTCGGTGCTTGGAAGAGCAGTATGGTGATCAGTGGACTTCCTTCACTGTGCTGCTAATCCATTCTg GTGGTTACAGCCAGCGTTTGCCAAGTGCAAGTGCCCTGGGCAAGATCTTCACAGCCCTGCCGCTGGGCGAGCCCGCGTACCAGATGCTGGAGCTGAAGCTGGCCATGTACGTGGACTTCCCCCGTCACATGAAACCAGGAGTGCTCGTCACGTGCTCGGATGACATAGAGCTGTACAGCACCGGAGTCACAGAGGCCATCACCTTTGACAAACCTGGCTTTACTGCCTTGGCCCACCCCTCAGATCTGGCAGTCGGGACCACGCACGGGGTGTTTGTGCTGGATCCGTCCAGCTTTTCGGGAAAGGGAGGGCTGGAGTATGGATCATGCTATCGCTTCCTGCACAAGCCTGACGTGCAGACCATGCGGCAGAGTGGTGCAGTGTGCGTGAGGAGGGGTCACCCTCAGCTCGGCTCCCCTGGGAGCTGCGGAGACTCGGCCGTGGCCTCGGAGTGTGTGTACACAGACAGTGTATTCTACATGGaccgcagcactgcccagcagctgctgcagttctATAAGCAGATGGGCACTCTTGGCTGTGAAATAGATGCGTATGGTGACTTTCTCCAGGCCCTGGGGCCTGGAGCCACCCCAGATTACACCAAAAACACAAGTAATGTCTCCAAGGAGGACCCAGGGTTGGTGGCAGTGCGGCAGCAGCTGTACTCCCTCCTGCAAGGCACCGCCCTGAATGTCATAGTCCTCAACAACTCCCAGTTCTACCACATCGGGACTACTCAGGagtatttgtttcattttactGCTGAGAGCAAACTGAGATTTGAGCTTGGCTTGCGGCCTGTGGCTTTTAGCATCTTCCCTGACTCAGCCAAGACCTTGGATCAGTTGAGCATCATCCAGAGCATCCTTGAGCCCGGGTGTGTGATAGGGCCTGGCTCTGTCGTTGAATACTCCAGAATTGGGCCTGAAGTCTCAGTAGGGAAAGGCAGCATTGTTAGTGGGTCCTACATAAATTTCAATGTGGACATACCCTCACACTGCTTCCTGAGTTCAGTAAGTGTGAAAATGACTGATCGAGTGGAGTATGTCACCATGGTGTTCGGTGTACGCGACGACTTGAAAAAGTGTGTGAAATTGCTGTCAGATATACACTCCCTCCAGTTTTTTGGAGTCACCTTGCCAGAATGCCTTGACCTCTGGAGCTTAGAGGCTTCAGACCAGCTCTTCTCCAGAGACAACACACGTCTGGGGCTGTGGACTGCAAGGATTTTCCCTGTTTGTTCTACTCTGAGTGAATCGGTTAGGATGTCCCTGAACATGCTGAATTCTGTGCAGCACAAGTCAGCTTTCAAACTGAGTGGCTTTCAGCTTCTGTCTGTTGAAGAAATGCTCACCTACAAAGATGTGGAAGACATGCTGAAGTTTAGGAAACAAATTTATTATGAAATCTGCCtacaaagacaaaaagagaagtCTGATTATAGAATGAACGGTACTTGA